AATTTAAAGTAGACATTTTACAAGATAACTCTAAAATAATTATTCCACCATTTAATGTAATTGATTCACTAGGTGAAGCAGTGGCGCTTTCAATAATTAATGCTAGAAACACAAAACCAATTACTTCAGTTAATGATTTAAAAAACAGAACACAAACTACACAAACTCAAATTAAAATTTTTGAAGAATTTAATATTTTAGATTCATTATCAGTTGATGAACAACTTGCTTTTGATTTCTAATAGAAAGATATTATGCAAAAAGAATATATAAAAGAATTAATGTTAAACAGAAAAAGTGCACGTGATTTTGATCTAAATAAATCAATTAGTGATCAAGATTTAGAAATAATTTTAACATCTATGAGAATGTCTCCTAGTGCTTTTAATTTGATGAATTTAAGATTATTAATCATTGATAGAAATTGTAGTTTTAAAACTGAACTTAGTCCTTTATTTTATAATCAGTTAAATTTTATTAATGCTGATAAAGTTATTTTGTTTGTTTCTGATAAAACTAATAAAATTTTAAATCACACTATTGATAAAACTGTTAATAAAATGTTTAATGAAACACAAATTGAAATAGCAAATAAATTTAAAAAAAATGTTATTAATGCAACTAGTCAATTAGCACAAATTAATGAATTAGATAATTGAAGTAAAACAACTGCTCATATAACTGCTGGAATAGCTACAATTGCTGCTGCTAGTTTAAATATTGATAGTTGTATAATTGGTGGGTTTAATGCTAAAGTTTTAGAAACTTTCTTTATTCAAAAAAATTACTTATCAGAAGATGAACAAATTGTTTTAACAATGAGTTTTGGATATATGAGTAAATCAATTAAACCTAAGCCAAAAATTAGAATTGATGAAAATGAATATATTACTTTTGTCAAATAATTTGAAAACAATATCATAAGCATATATAATTTATATGTATTAAAAATAATATATAAAGCTAGAAGCAAGGTTTTTAATACCTTGCTTTATTTTTTCTAAACTAAGGAGTGTTATGAAAGATTTTGAATCACTAAAGTTTCAAATTAATGAATTAGTTAACAAAGAATTAGAAGTTTTAAATCTAAAAGTTTATCAAATTAATAATCTTACAGAATTTGAAAACGATATGATTCAAATACTAGTTGAAGATAGCTTACAAGCTAATAAACCATTAGATTTTGATATTTTAATAAAAGCAAATGATTTAGTTTCAAATAAAATAGATCAACTAATTAAAACTAAAGATAAATACTTATTAGAAATTTCAAGTAGTGGAATTGAAAAACAAATTAGAAGTCAAGAAGAACTACTCAAAGCTTTAGAACAATGAGTTTATGTGCAACTAAATAATGAAATAAAAAAAGTTAAAGAATTTGAAGGTTATGTAACTAAATATAATGATCAAACAAATACATTTACTTTTTCATTTTTTATAAAAGGTCAAAAAAAGAATTTAGATGTTAAGTTTGATGATATTAAATTTATAAGATATGCAGTTAGATTTTAAGGAGATATATGCTAAACGGAACAGAATTATTAGAATCAATTAAATTAATAGAAAAAGAAAAAGGAATTAGTAAAGAAAGTATTATAAATAGTCTTAAAGAAGGTTTACAAAAAGCTTATGAAAGATTTTATGATACTGATGCAATTATTAAAATTGATATTAATGAAAATACAGGATTAATTACTATGCATCAAGAATTAAAAGTAGTTGATGATGAACAACTTGATGATGATTGATTAGAAATTACACTATCAAAAGCAAAACTAAAAAATCCTGATATTCAAATTGGTGATACTATTTATAAACCAATTGAATTTAGTGAAGAATTTTCAAGAATGGTAGTTAACCAAGTAAGACAAATTTTTCAACAAAAAATCAGAGAAGCTGAAAGAGCAAGAATTTATGAACAATTTGTTAGTTTAGAAGGTGAAGTTGTTCAAGCTAAAGTAGTTGGAATGAATAGAGAAAATAATTATGTTTTAGATATTAATGGTACAACTGCTTATTTATGAAAATCAAAAACTATTAATAATGAAATTTTTCAAATTAATGAAATTATTGATGTTTATATTGAAGTTGTTGAAAAAGAAAGCAAATTATCTCAAATCTCAATTTCAAGAACTGCTCCTAATTTTTTAACTAAATTAATTGAAAGAGAAGTTCCAGAAGTAAGAATGGGAATTGTTGAAATCAAAGCTGTTAGTCGTGAACCTGGAAAACGTTCAAAAGTTGCTGTAATTACTCATAATAATAATGTTGAACCAATTGGAGCTATTATTGGAGTTGGTGGTAATAGAATTAATAGAATTAGTGATATTTTAAAAGGTGAAAAAATCGATATTATTAGATGAGATGAAGATCAAATCACTTATTTAATTAATGCAATGACACCAGTAAAAGTAATTTCTATTAATAAAATTGGTGATGAATATGATATAGTAGTTCCAGATACTCAATTATCATTAGCAATTGGAAAACAAGGAGTTGCAGCTAAACTAATTGCTAGTTTATTAAAAACTAAGATTAATATTTTTTCATATTCAACTGCTTTAAAAGAAAATATGGACATTTTATGAAATGGTGATACAACTAAACAAGAAGTTGAAACTAATACATACACTCCAAAAACTAAAACAACTAAAAAAGAAGAAAAACCAGCAATAACAAATATTAAAAAACCTGTAAAACAAACAATTAAAAAAGAAGAAAATCAAATTGATGTTGATGCTTTAATTGCTTTTCAAGCTGAAGTTGAACATGAACAAGAATTAAAAGATCAAGAAGAGTTATTAAAACAAGAATCTATGTATAAAGAATACGATAATAACTTTAATGATTTTGAAAATGAAAAAGAAATTCTTTTAGCTGAAAAACAATTAGAATCTCAAAATCAAATAATAAAAGAACCAGTTGTTGAAGTTCAAGAAGTTGAAATTGAAAAACAATCAGAAGCTCAAGATCAAATCACTGAAAATAAACAACCAGAAATTAAAACTGAAGTTGAAACTAAACCTAATATAGTTGAACAAGTTAATAAATTAAATACTAATAAATCAAATAATAAATTTGAACAAAATAGATTTAGTTATAAAAAACAAAAACAAAAAGAAGAAGAACTAGAACTTGATTTTGATATTAAAAACGAACCAGATATTGATGAAATTGATGCAAATTTAAAAGCATTTAATGATGCAATTTTAAAACAAGAAGATGATGAAGATCTTGATATAGATTTAGATGATTATGACAAATACTATGATTAATAAAAATAAAAATCTAAGAAAAGATATTGCTTCAAATCAAATGTTAGAAAAACATCAATTAATTAGAATTGTTAAAAACAAAAATAATGAGATTTTTATAGATACTACTTATAAAGCTAATGGTAGAGGTGTTTATCTAAAACCAGATTTAAATAGTTTAAATATAGCAAGACAAAAAAATTTGATTGCAAAAAGTTTAAAATCAAAAATAGATGTTTCTATTTATGATCAAATAGAAGAATTTATTAATGCAAAAAGATAAATTACTAAAAGCTATTGGAATGGCATACACTTCTAATAACCTAATAACTGGATTTAGATTACTTGAAGAAATTAAACTAAAAAAAGTTAAATTTGTAATTTTAAGTTCAGATATGGGATTAGCACAACAAAAAAAATATATCAATAAATGTCTTTCAAGAAATATCGAATGTGTTTTTAATGTTTTAACAAAACAAGAATTAGCAAAAGCATGTGGAAAAGATATTTTAGTAGCTATTGGATTAAAAGATGATAACTTTATCAAATTAATCAAATCTAATTTATAGATAGAGAAGAGGTTTTAAGATATGAAAAAACAAGTAAAAAATATTAAAAAACAAAAAGCTCAAAATCAAACAAAAAATATTAAAAAGCAATTAAAAGAAGAAGTTAATACAGGTTTAATTGATGGGATTTTTGTTTATACAGAACCACTATCAGTAATAGAATTTGCTACTAAAATTAATAAACCATTAACTGCTATTTTAAAACACTACTTTAATCAAGGTCTATTATTAAATCAAAATACACTTCTAACTGAAGAACAAATGGGTGAATTGTGTTTAGAATTTGGTTTTGACTTTAAAAAAGAAACAACAGTTACAAAAGAAAATATTTTACAAACTTTATTAGAAACTGTTGATGATGAAAAACATTTAAAAGAAAGACCACCAATTGTTACAATCATGGGTCATGTTGATCATGGTAAAACTACTTTATTAGATTCAATTAAGAATTCTAATGTTGTAGCTAGTGAAGCTGGAGGAATTACTCAAGCGATTGGTGCTTATCAAATTACTACAAAACATAATAAAAAAATTACATTTATTGATACTCCAGGTCATGAGGCTTTTACTGAAATGAGAAGTAGAGGTGCTAATGTAACTGATATAGTTGTTTTAATAGTTGCTGCTGATGATGG
This genomic window from Mycoplasma mycoides subsp. capri contains:
- a CDS encoding nitroreductase family protein, with protein sequence MQKEYIKELMLNRKSARDFDLNKSISDQDLEIILTSMRMSPSAFNLMNLRLLIIDRNCSFKTELSPLFYNQLNFINADKVILFVSDKTNKILNHTIDKTVNKMFNETQIEIANKFKKNVINATSQLAQINELDNWSKTTAHITAGIATIAAASLNIDSCIIGGFNAKVLETFFIQKNYLSEDEQIVLTMSFGYMSKSIKPKPKIRIDENEYITFVK
- the rimP gene encoding ribosome maturation factor RimP, whose protein sequence is MKDFESLKFQINELVNKELEVLNLKVYQINNLTEFENDMIQILVEDSLQANKPLDFDILIKANDLVSNKIDQLIKTKDKYLLEISSSGIEKQIRSQEELLKALEQWVYVQLNNEIKKVKEFEGYVTKYNDQTNTFTFSFFIKGQKKNLDVKFDDIKFIRYAVRF
- the nusA gene encoding transcription termination factor NusA — its product is MLNGTELLESIKLIEKEKGISKESIINSLKEGLQKAYERFYDTDAIIKIDINENTGLITMHQELKVVDDEQLDDDWLEITLSKAKLKNPDIQIGDTIYKPIEFSEEFSRMVVNQVRQIFQQKIREAERARIYEQFVSLEGEVVQAKVVGMNRENNYVLDINGTTAYLWKSKTINNEIFQINEIIDVYIEVVEKESKLSQISISRTAPNFLTKLIEREVPEVRMGIVEIKAVSREPGKRSKVAVITHNNNVEPIGAIIGVGGNRINRISDILKGEKIDIIRWDEDQITYLINAMTPVKVISINKIGDEYDIVVPDTQLSLAIGKQGVAAKLIASLLKTKINIFSYSTALKENMDILWNGDTTKQEVETNTYTPKTKTTKKEEKPAITNIKKPVKQTIKKEENQIDVDALIAFQAEVEHEQELKDQEELLKQESMYKEYDNNFNDFENEKEILLAEKQLESQNQIIKEPVVEVQEVEIEKQSEAQDQITENKQPEIKTEVETKPNIVEQVNKLNTNKSNNKFEQNRFSYKKQKQKEEELELDFDIKNEPDIDEIDANLKAFNDAILKQEDDEDLDIDLDDYDKYYD
- the rnpM gene encoding RNase P modulator RnpM, with translation MIMTNTMINKNKNLRKDIASNQMLEKHQLIRIVKNKNNEIFIDTTYKANGRGVYLKPDLNSLNIARQKNLIAKSLKSKIDVSIYDQIEEFINAKR
- a CDS encoding L7Ae/L30e/S12e/Gadd45 family ribosomal protein, whose amino-acid sequence is MQKDKLLKAIGMAYTSNNLITGFRLLEEIKLKKVKFVILSSDMGLAQQKKYINKCLSRNIECVFNVLTKQELAKACGKDILVAIGLKDDNFIKLIKSNL